CAGCGTTCTTACAGAATTTTTTACGGTCCTTAGAGTATTCTTCAGCTAGGTCAGCCCGGAGGGGATGCTCGGGCTGTGGATCATTCACCAGTGCTATGAGGGACTGGATTACTGTCAAAAGAAGTATAAATACCGTCAGAGACTAAAatggttaatttttaaaaatcagaaagtaaGCAAAATTCCCCAGTAAGAAAAGAGCTTTAACTGCATTTAAATACATCCCCATAAATCTAGGgtcttttcaaaagcagagcaTGAATAAGCTATAGCAATATGCCAAGATTTAGTTCAATGACCGTGAATGAACACCAGAAAATcgtatttgtaaaaaaatcaaCCCGAACAGAGACCAAAATACACTACAAATTATTTCCCATGTAACTGGCATCCTATCTGAAATACTCTCCTATGGCTAAGAAAGAAACTAAGTTTCACAGACAAATTCATCTAAAAGGGATTGGGTAAAAATGGAATTTCCATCACGAAACATTTTTGTCCTCACACCTGTCACGATGATGCAGTTGTAACCAGGCCTGCTTCTGGAAacccttttttcagtttttctatgCATCTTACTTCCCCTATGAACAGCAGACAATTCTTCCCTCTACTCTAAACTGCCAAATACATCCACTAGTAGAGATACACCAGGCAAACAAATGGGTAAGAACTGCAAGATGCTTTTCACCCTACTGTTTACAGCCATTACATCAATGTTCCCCTATCACTTTCAAAGGAAATGTCATTCCTAAAATAACTGAACTGTACTTGACATTTGCGCAGTAAACCTTGCATACTACAACGACACTTATTGCTACGTTTTCCTCATATACAATCTCATGACCATTTAAAGCTAGATAGGTGACAACAATCAGTTCTCCTATCCATCTGCTAGAAGGTACATGTGTAACTGGGCAAGTCTACAGAAAGCAGAtacacagaaaaagcatttcactGTATGACAATACTAATGATATTCCGCTTGAGGTAAGTTTGGGCTACCCAGAGTAATACAAAGCAGCACCCCAAGAGTTTTCAAAGCAAGTATAATAAAACTCTGTTAACTTCATGCATTGCACACTAGAGCCAGCTGCCTCCTCCTGAACTCACATAAGCCACTGACACCTACACCATCCAGCAGCTGGGAGTTCGCAACTTGGCTACATGCTGTGCAAAAAGTCAGAGTCTATTGTTTGTTCTGAAACTGCTACTTAGCAGTTTAACTGGATTCTCCCTAATTTTGCAATGTAAGTGCTTACAATACTTATCACTCCAGTGGATGCTAGAATACCAGAGCGGCTTCTTTCAGAGCATCAATCTTTTCACGCTCATACTCTTTTCCACCCTTACCTGATAGGAATGGGGAACATACCTCAAAACAAATACTCAAAATCCAGAGAAGTACGCCTGTCGCTACATTGCTAAGCAGGAACATTTCTTACCACAAATCAGAGTTTAAACTGCAACAAACTATCTAAGGAATGTAGAATTGGTATTAGCTTACTTCACAGAAACTCACCAGTCCTGGACTTATGACAACTGTCATCATATTAATGACTACTTATGAAACTAGCATCAATACTGCACATGACAATCCCTTTTCACTCAGTAAAACATGCTAAAACACTACAGAGGAAGTGTTACTGTGTTATTAAGGTTATTTAACACACAAGCCAGAGAAAATTAAGAATGTCATAACAGGAGTTGCCTCAATAtccacagcattttaaaatgctagtGTCACAACAGTGTTTTAATATTAAgcataaattaataaaaagtacAGCAGTAAGATGCACGTTTAGTATGTGAAAGGTGAATTAAAGATTTATGATGAACCTaatctctctgctttcttgaCACCTGACTGATCAAAACCAATCACTTTGATGCTGTACTAATGATGTTGCATTACTTCCTTGAGAAAGGCCCAAGTAGCAAACAGACTGAAGTTTATTTTTCGGTGCAGAACAGTTctggagaaaaaggaacagaCACTTAAGCAGGGCTGTAGTAACATGTTGCAAGTTCATACAACTATGTAGTAACAACAGATGTTGACACTAAAACAACTtcttgaagaaggaaaagacaaacaaaagacaaaacagcagaaatggaGAGAGTTGCAATGTTTTGGTACCTAGGGTTTGTTCCAAATTCTGATTTTAGCATAGTTTTTATTCACTCTCAGATAAAAAAGGAATTGCTACTTCTCAGGCAGACACTGACTATTTCCTGCATGCAAACAATTGCTTCAATAGTTCCAACTAATGCAACTTGCATTTCAAGCTAGGTAGAGACTTGTCGTTCCTTTACTTAAATCTTACGAGCTTTCCCTAGTTAAGACAACTACTAAGGCATTAACAGAAGCCTTCTACACATTGCTTCCATTTTGTCTCTTCCAAGGGTCTTTGTCCTGTATAATCTGGGATAAATCAACAACAAATCATAAGATCTTCACTGACCTATTTAAGTTTAACAGGTTCTTTTTGCTGCCACCTCCACTTTCCCCAACATACAACTGCTTGATCTTTTCTGAAACAACTACAGGAATTTGCCTATTTTGTCTTTGGGGCAAGATCATGCAAACTGTAAGTACTTTTATTACcatacagaagtaaaaaaaaaaaaaaaaaaaaaaagacatctcaAGCACAGCATTGTTTACTATTGGGAACACAGTTCAAGTGAAAACAACCTTAAAGGAGAGcctggaaagaaggaaatactttCTCCTACAGAGCAAGATACTCCCTGTCACTGAAGCTCTGGCACTGGACTAAACAGCTACTCATTTGAatcaatattattaaaaaatacacagtttttGCAAGGATGTTTGCTCTTTCTATATGTACAATAATAAATGCTTAATATCAAACTAATCATAACCtgccagaaaacacaaaattctCACCCCAACAACTAATGGAAGCAacaatagcagaaaaaaaaaacctactcaGATTGCACTCGGTCTGCCACTGAACCTgctgaaacttttttcctttaaatatttaaatgcttatCCAAAGACACTCTACACAGTAAGCTTCCCAGCAGTGATCTTCTAAGAACTAAGAGTTAATTTGTGTTACGAATTCAGGTTTTGTTTATGACTCCCTAGATATTTCAAACCATACCTTCAAATCACTGAACCACATGGCAGAGATTATAAAATATACAAAGCCTCAAGGTTTTAGATCCTTTCTTTCAAACATCCAGGAATGTACTGAACACCTCTGGATTATACAGtcactgtttaaaaagaaacatgaaataatcCCCAAACTACCACCAGAATTTTTAAGTATGCCAAGGACACTACCTTAATAAACTCTTCAGTCATGAAGAGTTTTGTAGTTTCCTGGAGGTGGAAATGCCACACGTCAGTGTCATTACCTTACGTGCCAATAACAAAATGAGATCCCAAGAGTTGCATGCTGTGCTCACAACATGTGATTCATCACACAAACCTTACGACAACGAATATACCGTAAGAGCAGTGGCCAGCTGACAAGCTGAAACGCTATTagctttaaatttaaatataatacAAAGTTTCGCGATATCCAGTTTGTTCTCCACGTGGAGTCCTACCTTGGTCAGTTTTGGTTGCTGGCTTCCAGTTTTCAGCACTAATTACTGGCAGACAAACCTGCCCCTTTTCATCGATGTTAGGGTGATagatctttgttttaaatgtaatcTTAGGAGGTTTGAATGGGTATTCTGCTGGGAAGTTGATTTCGATTCTGAAGGCTCCTTTATCATACGGAGGATTGTCCTGCAACAAGAAGGCAGAATGTCAAGAATCTGGCACATTCTAATGGACACAATTAAGATAAAGCATGCTCCAGACTTCGATCTATCAAATGACCTCTTTTAAAGACACTTTCTTCCAACACATACTGCCATGTCCACGTGTCAGGAAACATCAAAACCTCTTTGGTAAGAAAGAGGCAATACCATCTCTACAACATTTGTATTCACCCTGGAAAAAGCAGATTACCATTGTTCTGAAGTTAGCTGACATTTCCACAGGTAAGAAAGCATCCAATCCCATTTACTCCAAACTCAAGGTCCTATCTAATAAGTAGTTTTATTCCCAACTTTGTATTTCAAAAAACATTGTAAACCCTTTCTGAGATACAAACAGGAAGCCTGACAAGGAAAATTGCTTTCTCTAAACCTAGTTATTTTACGTGTCTCACAACATGGTGGTACGaacagcaaagcaatttgaTTTGTCAGATTTCCCCATATGTTCCGAGAACATTTTTGTGCTGACTACACAAAAATCTGCTGAGCATTCATTGGTACTAAAGATAGATATTCACTGCGTCTGCTGATGAGAACATTCTGAATTTGTATGCAGTTTTAGCACCCACTCTTATCAGATCATTTTTGAAGGAGCACGATGAGAGAACCATGAAGTACGCAAAGTAGTTCTTCatattgaaacagaaaaaacaatgcCCAGAATCTCACTTACAAAACCTGTTAGGCTATTGATACTGCTTCAAATActaactgcagaagaaaggcagaagaaaaataaaccattgCTACATTAAAAGCTTAcgaaaaagctttaaaaaaagaaaaaaagctgcactGAAAACAGTGACTATGGCACGAAGCCTTTCCAAACACTCTGGGAACAAGAATCAAAGGATGAGAGTTTCCAGTTGGTGTGAAGTGTAATCACACACATTATTCATTAGCAACCAGACCATTCCCTGCAATCAAACCCACTCCAGAAGTTAAAAAAGGTTTACCAatatttgggggtggggagtgttctattaaaatattattcaacagaaaacatttaattttagtttCATCCATATGGAGAAGTCTGGTTGTGCGTTTTCTAAGAAATACAGCACAATTTCTGCAGTCAATGGAAAAGGTAACTAGCGTGGctttaaaatcactttttatCCAAGCAATCCCAAAAAGCTTTGGAAGTTTAACAGATAACTGGTGGTGGTGACAACTTAAGCAGTTAGTGCCCTCTCCCCCCATGGCTCACTTGTTCTTGCCTCCATCACATGCTATAATTTGTGAGGGTGTTCAGTGAACTGATACGGGAACTGACCTGCCTTAAAAATGTCCATTTTCTGCTTGACTCTCAGTCAGAACAGTTCTTCACTATAACTCAACAATAAATTGAACCAAAAATGCATACAAATGGTTGCTCATGTTTTAAATAGACAAACCACGGAATATTCAATGAATTAATTTCCAATtatttgttgtatttattttgacaCTGACAAGGGAGAGAAGCAGAATTATAAATACTGAAACACAAGCAACAAACATGACTCACATTACCTGAAGTATTTTTGCTCTGCAAAAATTCATCCATAGCAAGCAGTTTTGATTAAGTGAAATGAAATTCATGGTACACCAACAGTACTTCTTACAAGAACAAGGAGTCTGGGGTAGTCTCATTTTGATGTTGAAATCAAACAAGTAGTGTACCTTTGCAACACACAGTACATACACTACCTCATTCTAAACTTagaacaggaaaagaagttGACAAACTACCTTCCATTTGCTTCTCAATTGAGCAAACATCCTTAAAAACTAACAGTTGTTCTGAAGAACAAAATATGTTACATACAACAAAAACTTTTAAAGCAGTATCTTTCACAGTAATTCTACATGAAgactgttaaaaatattaaccTTTGTATCTTTCACACCTTCACTAAGAAGCTGACCAAAATAATGCCTAGTTATAGAGTTTAATCATCAGAAACTGGTTAATCCTACTAAAGCAGGAGTAATATGTCTTTAAACCCTAAGCAagaacattttctaaaatggaAACAGCATGTAaaacttcaaaagcaaaaactggggaaaaaaattaaacttgcaACCAGCTTgtaatattacatttttaagcCATCAACTCCAGCGTTGCAATAGCTAAAAAAATTATGCTAAAACTAAAGCATCTTCTATAGCGTATCCTCAAAATAATAAACTATACTACTCTTCAAACACATAAACCACAACACTTTATTAATCAGTATAGGAAGTATAATTTCATGACAAAATTCCCTCTTAACTACACCAGCAGTGAATTTAAGGCTATTTCCTTTGTAACAGGGCATATTATAAACCAAAAGGCAGGTATGAAGCACAGTTCACTGCATCAATGCTTAAACACTTGTGATGTTGTGAACCTTTGCAAAACCAACACTAAGCTTGTACTCTAGTGAGCAGAAACTGTTAAAAACAGATCTGTACGGCACATACTGCTAATTTTAACAGGAATAAACAAGTATTTTGGTGTTTTGCTTTATTAGTCATGTTTACCAACCTTATACTGCTTCAAAGTATTATCAAAGCAGTAAACTGTTACACATGAACCACAAATATCAGAGTGGCTTATTAAAGCATATTGTTTCTCAGCTCTGTCAGATCTTAATGTCAAATCCTGCTTGCTTTTATTGAAGTGCAAAGGCCTAGCCATTATCTTGGCCTGTGAGATCTGAATTAGGGAATGGCCTCCAACTAACAAAGCAGGGACACTGCTAAAGAGATGTTTCAAAGTCTTCTAATAAAAAGATTTACACTAGTCAGCTGACCTTTCAGGTAGCACCCaaggagaagcagaagtgaCGCCCTAGTGGCACAGCCTCTATTGCTGCAGATTTCAAAATAGCTCATGTAACAAAGGGAGCATGGGCCATGGCAGTGGAAAATAAAGGAAGTGAAAATCCAAGTGACTTCAACCAAGGAATTCAACATACTATATTTCCTGCTTTCcccttgtcatggtttaaccccagccagcaactaaacaccacgcagccgctcactcactccccccccacccagctgaaaccaggacacccctTCATAACAAATCCCCCTCTGTCTGACTAATACAGTGGTTATCTACTTCTATTAATCATTCTCTTAAAAGACTgtagtgcttttaaaaaataaaagtgttggggggggggggggcattaaTTAATGCCTAAAGAGACTTTCTTTTAAAGAGctcacttctgaaaatccaaACCTTTTCCTTGCCTCAAACTTTTTCCAATACTCAAATTTTATTCTAGAAATAAATCtagttgattttaaaaaaataatctattaaggaataaacaaaatatttcataccttagtttttttcccctatgagGATGTAGATTTTGTACTTTAAGCTTAATGTAATAAACTACAGACTTCATTTACTTCCCCCTTCCAACACCTCTCCCAAGTAACCCAGTGCCATCACTGAGTCCACAGCCCTCGCCAGCTGCAGCCATGTGTTGCACCAGGCCTACAATTACGAAGCATCCAGGTAGGTATTGATCAGAGAAGTCTAGAACACCTTTCAATTACGTAtggatttttcttcagattatTTATAAGAAACACCTACTAATGTTATCAAACTttgataaaacaaaacacagaagacGCTCAAATAAAATGAGACAGGAAGTTCACACTATTTGCCCAAGATTACACAAGATGCCTGAAGAGAGACAGGAATTAAATCCAGGAGCACACTTCACTGCCCAGAGTATGTTTAAGATGGTGCAGTATAATCTATATAAACTTACGTTGTATTTATAAACAACTAGCTTCTGCACAAACCTACAACTCTGAAAGCCAGGTTTTATAGTAAGAGATTCTTGCCAGGGTGCAAAAGTTATCTAATGGTCACCAGCAGCACTACTAAACTTTAGATTTATGAGATACAAATGatcctcattttattttaaagctcaTTAGAATAAGAAGTCATCTATACTCACAGGAACAATAAGCCCTTGCCAGGTCAATAAATTAGCTTCATCAACCTGGATATTACGGAAGTTTTTCATTCCACATTTGCGGATTTCTTCAAGCTcctgaaaagcaagcaaagtgTAAGTGTAAGTTAATAACAGTATTAAGCAAGATGctcctatttatttttcaaaatgcttagAGGTCAGTGTGGGTTTATTTAACATTAAAGAAGCTTGGGGTTTTAGCGGTGGCAACTCAcacaaataagaaataaaattttgcacCTGTGAGAAGTAAAATTCTCTGAGacaaggtatttaaaaaaccctcaTTTTTTGATGTCAGGAAAGTACAAAAATGCCTTGTTATTAACATAATTACAGACATGAAGACGTATTAAAGTGcgtttaaaaatgtttttataccTCGAATGCAAAATTAGTGCCTCTGGTAACAGATTATTGATAACTCTGtgaagcacagaaataaagtgCATCTTAGTTCTTccaaatctgttttccttcacaCAAGTCCTATTTcataacagttttaaaaatggataaaGTCACTGAACAGTCCAATTATTTCAACTGTTCCTGCATGACCAACTTAATTTGGTGCAAACCCAGAAAAAGTAACAATCGAAGCCAAACTAGCCTTATTTAGACAAATCACTTGAGAAGATacagctttctctctgttttgtaCCTCAAAGTTCACAGTATATTATAAGATACCTCTCTTTATAGCTCTATCACTCTTAAACAAGGTATCCTTCTGCACCAGTCAAATCAGTTTTGATCAGTTAGTGATCCAGGTATCACCAAAACAAGTATTTaggcatttttatatttaaaattatgtataagCCCTGGTGTAGCAACTTTTTCCTGGAGTATTTTCTAAGACCTAAAAAGAAACACCTCAAGGTTCCACTTTTGGTTTTTGCACAACAATTACAGCCCTTTGCTGTTGAATTCAGCAGTTTTGTCTTTAAAGAGAATTTCACTGAATTCAAATTCAAAAGCAATCCACACTGAAATATAATACTTCCCCTGTGCTTTCAAAACTGAAGCACATGCCTGCATGTCTACATAGGTTAGGAAAAATGTTGCTTATACAGCAACACTGGTGCACTCTGCCAGCACGCAGCTCTTCAATGGGTACTAGCATATTTGCAAAACTAGACTGTATATTATGATAAAAACACCAACACTatacactgaaaaacaaaaaagatcagTTTTCCTGATACAGATGCTGTACTGTccatgttttgggttttttggtttgtttttgttttgttttttttttttttacaatagcTCTATGTTCATCTTAGATCACACCCTTCTGCATCTGACTGGCAGAGATTTAATACTTGCAGTAATCTCTTGCATAAACTTAGCATCATGATAAAATGCAAGCCCAAAGGGAAAACGAGATTTTCAAATGCAcatgaaacacaaaaaaaaaaaaaaaaaaaaaaaaaatcacatgacAGCCACACATCAGGAGATGAACATTTACATTCCCACCCACTGCACCTACCAAAGCAAGAGCATACTCGGAACACAAAATTTTAACCTTGGATATTGAATTGATGCCCAACACAATCTTCACGACACTAAAACCGACTACTTAGTTTAGACCTCTGGATTAATCCCCAAATTCCACTGCTGTTAGATTTACACAATATCACAGACAGtttgggcctttttttttttttttttaaacagggtAAGAGGATTATCCTATTTccttaaagcagaaaaacatacaaaaaccacacaaaaataaTCCTATGAAGCATATCTATAGGGATACAGAGCAACccaaaatattcaaaagaaaataaccttTATTATAGCAGCCATAAGAGATCCTTTACGATCACTGAAACTGCAAATCCACATAGTGCCTTACAGCTGGCTTTCAGTGCTCAGTGCACAAAGCAGCAGGTCAGGGAGAGTCTGACTGATACCAGACTGATGCTTCCCCGACAGGGTCAGGGGAGTAACTCACTCAGAACAGCGTTTTCAGCAGCTCGCT
This genomic window from Haliaeetus albicilla chromosome 10, bHalAlb1.1, whole genome shotgun sequence contains:
- the UBE2L3 gene encoding ubiquitin-conjugating enzyme E2 L3 isoform X2 produces the protein MAASRRLMKELEEIRKCGMKNFRNIQVDEANLLTWQGLIVPDNPPYDKGAFRIEINFPAEYPFKPPKITFKTKIYHPNIDEKGQVCLPVISAENWKPATKTDQVIQSLIALVNDPQPEHPLRADLAEEYSKDRKKFCKNAEEFTKKYGEKRPVD
- the UBE2L3 gene encoding ubiquitin-conjugating enzyme E2 L3 isoform X1, with the protein product MDLGSEVSSFAADVELEEIRKCGMKNFRNIQVDEANLLTWQGLIVPDNPPYDKGAFRIEINFPAEYPFKPPKITFKTKIYHPNIDEKGQVCLPVISAENWKPATKTDQVIQSLIALVNDPQPEHPLRADLAEEYSKDRKKFCKNAEEFTKKYGEKRPVD